The Sinomicrobium kalidii genome contains a region encoding:
- a CDS encoding SusD/RagB family nutrient-binding outer membrane lipoprotein produces the protein MKKILYVLFSLIMITGCDKDFEELNTDPNNPVALPAHLLLGGSQRIYSNVLYGVLGGAGGDMGAVWAQTWTKVQYNDEERYVPRRGVIDNIWDTMYSDVISEANAMYSLAEAEGNANLQAISLIIQASGFQFLTELYGPIPFTEAMDPNILKPVYDNEATVYEGVIDMYTQAANMLSTGGGEVVASSDLYYGGDITKWKKLANSLKFRALMRISSTRDVSAELQALINGGQMFTSNADNAQVSYLPNQPDANPIYELIDFGARPEYKVNSALVEMMESLNDPRLEVYAAPNADGDIMGKPAGYGNQTTLPNEALGYTYANISGLGEFYLNPELPGTIMSYAQLSFLKAEAANEGYISGGTAQALVYYNEGIQASFEFNGLSASTYLAQPGIGFTTQADAREKIGQQLWLALFDQGFEAWTEWRRTKIPALEPAAEAAINQIPSRYYYPTTEVSLNKDNYDSGAQRLGGDELTSPLFWQ, from the coding sequence ATGAAAAAAATACTATATGTATTGTTTAGCCTTATCATGATCACAGGCTGTGATAAAGATTTTGAAGAGCTAAACACAGATCCCAATAACCCTGTAGCACTACCGGCACACTTATTATTGGGCGGATCACAAAGAATTTATTCCAATGTATTATACGGAGTGTTGGGTGGCGCCGGAGGCGATATGGGTGCCGTTTGGGCCCAGACATGGACCAAAGTTCAATACAACGACGAAGAAAGATACGTTCCAAGAAGAGGAGTTATAGACAACATTTGGGACACCATGTATTCTGATGTAATATCTGAAGCCAATGCCATGTACTCCCTGGCGGAAGCAGAAGGGAATGCCAATCTACAGGCCATTTCCCTAATTATACAGGCATCCGGTTTTCAGTTTTTAACAGAGCTGTACGGCCCCATCCCTTTCACAGAGGCTATGGATCCCAATATATTAAAACCCGTTTACGACAACGAAGCTACAGTATATGAAGGCGTCATTGACATGTACACCCAGGCAGCAAACATGCTTTCTACAGGAGGTGGCGAAGTAGTAGCTTCTTCAGATTTATATTACGGGGGAGATATCACCAAATGGAAAAAACTGGCCAACTCACTAAAGTTCAGAGCCCTGATGAGAATTTCTTCTACAAGAGATGTGAGCGCCGAGTTACAGGCATTAATCAACGGTGGACAAATGTTCACTTCTAATGCAGATAATGCCCAGGTGAGTTACTTACCCAATCAACCAGACGCAAACCCTATCTACGAATTGATAGACTTTGGAGCAAGACCCGAGTATAAAGTAAATTCCGCTTTAGTAGAAATGATGGAATCCTTAAATGACCCGAGGCTCGAAGTTTACGCTGCCCCTAATGCAGATGGTGACATCATGGGGAAACCGGCAGGATATGGCAACCAGACTACACTGCCCAATGAAGCCCTGGGCTATACCTACGCCAATATTTCAGGTTTAGGAGAATTCTACTTAAACCCCGAATTACCAGGTACCATAATGTCCTATGCTCAATTGAGCTTTTTAAAAGCAGAGGCAGCAAATGAAGGATATATTTCCGGAGGCACAGCTCAGGCACTGGTTTATTATAACGAAGGGATCCAGGCAAGTTTTGAATTCAACGGTCTGAGCGCGTCAACATACCTGGCTCAACCGGGCATTGGATTTACTACACAAGCTGACGCAAGGGAAAAAATAGGCCAGCAATTATGGCTGGCATTGTTCGATCAGGGATTTGAAGCGTGGACAGAATGGAGAAGAACAAAAATCCCTGCATTAGAACCTGCCGCAGAAGCAGCCATAAACCAAATACCTTCCCGCTATTACTATCCAACCACAGAAGTCTCTTTAAACAAGGACAATTACGATAGTGGAGCACAAAGGCTTGGAGGTGACGAATTAACATCACCTTTATTCTGGCAATAA
- a CDS encoding peptidase domain-containing ABC transporter, with the protein MNLKKFPFYRQLDQMDCGPTCLRMIARYYGRSYSTDFLRRKANITREGVSLGGIAEAAESIGFHSLAVSIDFKTLEEEVPLPCIAHWRQRHFVVIHAIKKDKVYVADPAHGLVKYDKKEFVAGWMGKNADIDNDEGYLLLLEPTPNFYENDQGTKKEYGFRFLFWYFKPYKKHLTQLFLGLAVGSLLQLIFPFLTQAVVDYGINYQNLNFVYLILVAQLTLFISQTSVELIRGWILLHVTSRVNINLISDFLIKLMRLPIAFFDSKNTGDIIQRIYDHNRIQNFLSTTTLNTLFSAFNVIIFGVVLAYYNLGIFLVFLFGSIFYIGWTLLFMKKRAELDYKRFDQSSDNQSSLYQLISGMQEIKLNGSERRRRWEWEAIQVRLFKISIKGLSLSQTQNTGGRFLNELKNILITFIAAKSVIEGDLTLGMMLSVQYIIGQLNLPINNFITFIQSGQDAKISLERLSEIHSKEDEEDPFEDNITALPDDKSIKFQDVSFRYGGDSSPLVLDNLNFEIPEGKVTAIVGASGSGKTTLVKLLLKFYDPTKGTIFVGNARLKNLNTTMWRKACGSVMQDGFLFGDTIARNITESDSEGIISKERLVHAVSVANIEDFIEEQPSGYNTKIGSSGVNISGGQRQRILIARSVYKDPKYIFFDEATSALDANNEKAIMEHLEEFYKGKTAVIVAHRLSTVKNADQIIVLEKGKIIEQGTHRELAKKKGAYFTLVKNQLELGE; encoded by the coding sequence ATGAACCTGAAAAAATTTCCGTTTTACAGGCAACTCGATCAAATGGACTGTGGCCCTACCTGCCTGCGGATGATAGCCCGGTATTACGGAAGGTCTTATTCTACCGATTTTTTAAGGCGTAAGGCGAATATCACCCGGGAGGGTGTGTCCCTGGGCGGGATAGCTGAAGCCGCTGAAAGTATCGGTTTTCATTCCCTGGCGGTAAGTATCGATTTTAAAACACTGGAAGAAGAAGTGCCCCTGCCCTGCATTGCGCATTGGCGGCAACGGCATTTTGTGGTGATCCATGCCATTAAAAAAGACAAGGTCTATGTGGCCGATCCTGCCCACGGGTTGGTAAAGTATGATAAAAAGGAGTTTGTCGCCGGATGGATGGGCAAGAATGCCGATATTGATAATGACGAAGGCTACCTGCTTTTACTGGAACCTACGCCCAATTTCTACGAAAATGACCAGGGAACCAAAAAAGAATACGGGTTTAGATTCCTGTTCTGGTATTTCAAGCCCTATAAAAAGCATCTGACGCAATTGTTCCTGGGGTTGGCCGTGGGAAGCTTGTTGCAACTTATATTTCCTTTTTTAACCCAGGCGGTAGTTGACTACGGTATTAATTATCAAAACCTGAATTTTGTTTATCTCATATTAGTTGCCCAGCTGACGTTATTCATTTCACAAACCTCCGTAGAGCTTATCCGGGGCTGGATATTGTTGCACGTCACCAGCAGGGTAAATATCAACCTGATCTCCGATTTCCTCATCAAGCTGATGCGGTTGCCCATTGCGTTTTTTGATTCCAAGAACACCGGGGATATCATTCAGCGTATCTACGACCATAACCGGATACAGAATTTTTTGTCGACCACCACACTTAATACATTGTTTTCGGCATTTAATGTGATTATTTTCGGTGTGGTGCTGGCTTATTATAACCTGGGGATATTTCTCGTTTTTCTTTTCGGTTCCATATTCTATATAGGGTGGACCCTGCTCTTTATGAAAAAACGGGCCGAACTGGATTACAAACGGTTCGACCAGTCTTCAGACAATCAGAGCAGTTTGTACCAGCTTATTTCCGGCATGCAGGAAATCAAGCTCAACGGTTCGGAAAGACGGCGACGGTGGGAGTGGGAAGCTATCCAGGTACGCCTGTTCAAGATTTCCATTAAAGGACTTTCGTTGTCCCAGACGCAAAACACCGGTGGTCGTTTTCTCAACGAATTGAAAAATATCCTGATTACATTTATAGCGGCAAAATCTGTGATTGAAGGCGATCTTACCCTGGGTATGATGCTCTCGGTACAATATATTATAGGGCAACTCAATCTTCCCATCAACAATTTTATCACCTTTATCCAGTCCGGGCAGGACGCCAAGATAAGCCTTGAAAGGCTGTCGGAAATTCATTCCAAGGAAGACGAGGAAGATCCTTTTGAAGATAATATAACGGCTTTACCCGATGACAAGAGTATTAAGTTTCAGGATGTCAGTTTCAGGTACGGCGGGGATTCCTCCCCTCTGGTGCTGGACAACCTCAATTTTGAGATCCCGGAGGGCAAGGTTACGGCCATAGTCGGTGCCAGCGGAAGCGGAAAAACCACTCTGGTGAAGCTGTTGCTCAAATTCTATGACCCTACCAAAGGAACCATCTTTGTGGGCAATGCCCGGTTGAAAAACCTGAACACCACCATGTGGCGGAAAGCATGTGGTTCCGTGATGCAGGACGGTTTCCTGTTCGGAGATACCATTGCCCGTAACATTACCGAATCCGATTCCGAAGGAATTATCAGCAAAGAACGGCTGGTGCATGCCGTAAGTGTGGCGAACATAGAGGATTTTATTGAAGAGCAACCATCAGGCTACAATACCAAGATCGGTTCGAGCGGCGTTAACATCAGTGGCGGGCAGCGACAGCGTATATTGATAGCCCGGTCAGTGTACAAAGACCCCAAATATATCTTTTTTGATGAAGCCACCAGTGCCCTCGATGCCAATAATGAAAAGGCCATTATGGAACACCTGGAAGAATTTTACAAGGGGAAGACCGCGGTTATAGTGGCTCACAGGCTCAGTACGGTAAAGAATGCCGACCAGATCATTGTGCTGGAAAAGGGAAAGATCATTGAACAGGGGACACACCGGGAACTGGCGAAGAAAAAAGGGGCCTATTTTACCCTGGTAAAAAATCAACTGGAATTGGGAGAATAA
- a CDS encoding SusC/RagA family TonB-linked outer membrane protein, with the protein MRTKFSRLLTLLLAFVVHLSFAQEKTITGTVTDQDGLPLPGVNILVKGTTVGTQTDFDGNYSIQASAGQILVYSYIGMADVEKTIGAESTINTQMTEDAQALEEVVVTALGIRREEKALGYAVQGISGDGLTEARESNISNAISGKVAGVQVTSTSGSVGASSRIVLRGNSSITGNNEPLYVVDGVPIDNRSFGNAGSGGGVDLPNGAADINPDDIESVSVLKGPNAAALYGLRAGNGVIVITTRRGSEGKKFEVSFNTNVTFSNPLILPDYQNSYGQGGDPSYFEYVDGASGGVGDGVDESWGPPLDVGLEFIQWNSQLINDGNPIPWVSYPDNVRDFLDTGVNISNNLSLTKGKMRLSIGNSDEKGMIPFTELKKTTIGFNGTLDLGERFTASLSANYFNIDSDNLPITGYNNENPFQQFIWSARNVNFSDLRDWRNFPLAPDHTPAAGTPLNWNHNFQNNPYWVLETNRNTLEKDRIVGNVDLSYQLNDWLTLSTKLGADFYSQLETRRQAKGSNNAPDGTYTEIQRRFEEINASVLLSMEKEITEDILFSFNVGGNHMNRRYTSTYASLPALELPGLYDISNLQTGAVAVLREPGIRGQTPKRNQKINSLYGYGQIAYKNFFFIDFTGRNDWASILPKKNNSFFYPSVSTSIVLSDIFDLGERINFLKLRGGWSKVGSTGALGPYNINPTFSLNNTGFGNQGQLPNTQYNPNLKAETVTGIEVGLDAKFFQNRLRLSATYYDQQSEDLLVPIQVSSSTGYRNVWDNIADMSNKGVEIQLGGTVVRTEDFNFDIDLNWAKNDNQVTSLGELDSYILGSQWGVTLEARAGQPYGALVGRDFERTDDGQVIYQNGLPLINQTPQVLGDIAPDWTGGANFSIRYKNFDFSTLIDAKIGGDIHSMTYAWGRYAGTLEETLIGREGGLVGEGVMSDGNGGYVPNNVVVPAKSFNQASYSNSIESSAIFDASYVKLRQVTLGYSIPSRLLENTPIQSLKFSVVGRNLAILYKKAPHIDPETGFSSANGEQGQEFGQYPSSRNIGFNINLKF; encoded by the coding sequence ATGAGAACAAAGTTTAGTAGACTACTAACGCTACTACTGGCGTTTGTTGTGCATCTTTCTTTTGCACAGGAAAAAACAATCACAGGTACGGTGACTGATCAGGACGGCTTGCCGCTGCCCGGGGTAAACATCCTTGTAAAAGGGACTACCGTCGGGACACAAACCGATTTTGACGGGAATTATTCTATTCAGGCGAGTGCAGGTCAAATCCTCGTCTATTCATACATTGGCATGGCCGATGTAGAAAAGACAATCGGGGCAGAAAGCACCATAAACACACAAATGACTGAAGATGCTCAGGCATTGGAAGAAGTGGTTGTCACAGCCCTTGGTATCAGAAGAGAAGAAAAGGCCCTGGGTTATGCTGTACAAGGCATTTCCGGTGATGGGTTGACCGAAGCGCGGGAAAGCAACATATCCAACGCCATAAGCGGTAAAGTTGCAGGCGTACAGGTAACCTCAACTTCAGGTAGTGTCGGCGCTTCATCGAGGATTGTCCTCAGGGGAAACTCATCAATAACAGGTAATAACGAACCCTTGTACGTAGTTGACGGAGTTCCTATTGACAACAGATCTTTCGGGAATGCCGGTTCGGGAGGTGGTGTTGACTTACCCAACGGAGCCGCTGATATCAATCCCGACGATATTGAATCGGTATCCGTTTTAAAAGGACCCAATGCTGCCGCATTATACGGCTTAAGAGCCGGTAATGGCGTTATCGTTATTACAACCAGAAGAGGTAGTGAAGGCAAAAAATTCGAAGTCTCTTTTAATACAAATGTCACCTTCTCCAATCCTTTAATTTTACCGGATTATCAGAATTCATACGGTCAGGGCGGAGATCCCAGTTATTTTGAATATGTTGACGGTGCCAGCGGCGGCGTTGGAGACGGAGTTGACGAAAGCTGGGGGCCTCCATTGGACGTAGGTCTTGAATTTATTCAATGGAATTCTCAATTAATTAATGACGGAAACCCCATTCCGTGGGTTTCTTATCCCGATAACGTAAGGGACTTCCTGGATACCGGTGTCAATATCAGCAATAATTTATCCCTCACCAAGGGAAAAATGAGATTATCCATCGGTAACAGTGATGAAAAGGGAATGATTCCTTTTACGGAACTCAAAAAAACAACAATAGGCTTTAACGGGACTTTAGATCTGGGAGAAAGATTCACAGCAAGCCTGTCTGCCAATTACTTCAATATAGATAGTGACAATCTGCCAATAACCGGGTACAACAATGAAAACCCCTTCCAGCAATTTATCTGGTCCGCCAGAAATGTTAACTTCTCTGATTTAAGAGATTGGAGAAACTTTCCCCTGGCCCCGGACCACACCCCTGCTGCAGGGACTCCGCTCAACTGGAATCACAACTTCCAGAACAACCCGTATTGGGTATTGGAAACCAACAGAAACACCCTCGAAAAGGATCGTATTGTAGGAAATGTCGATTTGTCGTATCAATTAAATGACTGGCTAACACTAAGTACTAAGCTGGGAGCAGATTTTTACTCTCAACTGGAAACCAGACGACAAGCCAAAGGAAGCAACAACGCTCCCGACGGAACTTATACTGAAATACAGCGAAGGTTTGAAGAGATCAATGCCAGCGTATTGCTCAGCATGGAAAAGGAGATCACAGAGGATATTTTGTTTTCATTCAATGTAGGAGGCAATCATATGAACAGGCGATACACCAGTACTTACGCCTCTCTTCCCGCTCTCGAGTTACCGGGTTTATATGATATTTCAAATTTACAAACAGGGGCCGTAGCAGTACTAAGGGAACCTGGTATCCGCGGGCAGACCCCCAAAAGAAATCAAAAGATCAATAGTTTATACGGTTACGGTCAAATAGCCTATAAGAACTTCTTTTTTATCGATTTTACCGGTAGAAATGACTGGGCAAGTATTCTGCCAAAAAAGAACAACTCATTCTTTTACCCTTCCGTCTCCACTTCCATTGTGTTATCTGACATATTTGATTTAGGAGAACGTATAAATTTCCTTAAATTAAGAGGCGGATGGTCAAAAGTGGGGAGCACAGGTGCTTTAGGTCCTTACAACATCAACCCCACTTTTAGCCTCAATAACACAGGCTTTGGTAATCAGGGACAGTTACCCAACACACAATACAATCCCAATTTAAAAGCAGAAACCGTTACCGGTATCGAGGTCGGTCTCGACGCTAAATTTTTCCAAAACAGATTGCGTCTGAGCGCAACATATTACGATCAACAAAGTGAAGACCTTTTGGTTCCCATCCAGGTATCCTCTTCCACCGGATACAGAAATGTCTGGGACAATATTGCAGACATGAGCAACAAGGGTGTGGAAATACAACTCGGAGGAACCGTAGTCCGGACAGAAGACTTCAATTTCGACATAGACCTCAACTGGGCAAAAAACGACAACCAGGTTACTTCATTAGGTGAGTTGGACAGTTATATCCTGGGAAGCCAGTGGGGCGTCACTCTTGAAGCCAGGGCCGGTCAGCCATACGGTGCTCTTGTGGGGCGCGACTTTGAAAGGACAGATGACGGCCAGGTGATTTACCAAAACGGTCTGCCTTTAATCAATCAGACTCCTCAAGTTCTGGGAGATATAGCTCCGGACTGGACAGGAGGCGCCAATTTCTCTATCAGATATAAAAATTTCGATTTCTCCACCCTCATAGACGCAAAAATCGGAGGCGATATCCACAGTATGACATATGCATGGGGCAGATACGCCGGTACTCTGGAAGAAACCCTAATAGGAAGAGAGGGGGGCCTCGTAGGAGAAGGAGTAATGTCTGACGGCAACGGAGGCTATGTCCCCAATAATGTGGTTGTTCCTGCAAAATCTTTTAACCAGGCGTCTTATAGCAACTCCATTGAGTCCAGTGCCATATTTGATGCATCGTATGTAAAACTCAGACAGGTTACCCTTGGTTATTCTATACCTTCAAGACTATTAGAAAACACTCCTATTCAATCTCTTAAGTTTTCAGTTGTAGGCAGAAACCTGGCTATATTATATAAAAAAGCGCCTCACATAGACCCTGAAACAGGTTTTAGTAGCGCCAACGGCGAACAGGGCCAGGAGTTCGGTCAATATCCGTCTTCCAGAAATATAGGCTTTAACATAAACTTAAAATTCTGA